In Fimbriimonadales bacterium, the following are encoded in one genomic region:
- a CDS encoding MraY family glycosyltransferase, which produces MTFATAFFLSLVTAFLTTPLVIRLAKRFGAIDMPGDPRRVHEKPTPRWGGIAIYLAILVAWLVVYPMSQKAATAHLVGPYTTKSLWIMGIGALIVLFGILDDRYQISPFWQALFLIGCGIALAHPDMGNIRIEGITRPFSKPGTPGSFIGFSELNSVLFTAIFVFVIAKTMDTIDGIDGLAAGIAAISAMTMFVLALNKQPLIGVLSISAVGACLGFLRYNYHPAKIFMGTGGAQFLGFYLAAVSVDGVVKTAAAVAFLVPLTLFGVPVLDAFVVVIRRLRSGAPITKPDKRHIHHSLLRWGLTQPQAAWVLYIFAILLCTAAVLAVKLTA; this is translated from the coding sequence ATGACCTTCGCAACTGCGTTTTTTTTGTCTTTGGTTACGGCTTTTCTGACAACTCCGTTAGTTATTCGGTTGGCTAAGAGATTCGGAGCAATCGATATGCCGGGCGACCCAAGGCGCGTCCACGAAAAGCCGACACCACGCTGGGGGGGGATAGCGATTTATCTTGCGATTTTAGTCGCGTGGCTCGTTGTTTATCCTATGTCGCAGAAAGCGGCGACTGCCCATCTCGTAGGACCATACACTACGAAGTCTTTATGGATTATGGGAATCGGTGCACTGATTGTTCTTTTCGGAATCTTAGACGACAGATATCAAATTTCCCCTTTCTGGCAAGCGCTTTTTCTCATAGGATGCGGGATCGCTTTAGCGCATCCGGATATGGGAAACATTCGCATCGAAGGGATTACAAGACCATTCAGTAAACCGGGTACGCCAGGAAGTTTCATCGGATTCAGCGAATTGAATTCCGTTCTTTTCACCGCTATTTTCGTTTTCGTGATTGCGAAGACGATGGATACGATTGACGGCATAGATGGTCTCGCAGCGGGAATCGCCGCCATCAGCGCGATGACCATGTTCGTTTTGGCTTTGAACAAACAACCCTTGATTGGAGTGTTGAGTATTTCCGCGGTCGGAGCTTGTTTGGGATTTTTGCGATACAACTATCATCCAGCCAAGATCTTCATGGGAACAGGAGGAGCGCAGTTTTTGGGGTTCTATCTCGCCGCCGTGAGTGTTGACGGAGTGGTAAAGACCGCAGCCGCCGTTGCGTTCTTGGTGCCTCTCACTTTATTCGGGGTTCCGGTCCTCGATGCATTCGTCGTCGTGATTCGGAGATTGAGAAGCGGCGCGCCGATTACCAAACCGGACAAACGACACATTCATCACTCCTTGCTGCGATGGGGCTTGACTCAACCGCAAGCCGCCTGGGTTTTGTACATTTTCGCGATTTTGTTATGCACTGCCGCCGTACTTGCGGTGAAACTTACGGCATGA
- a CDS encoding dCMP deaminase family protein, with product MMPQRPSWDAYFMEIARTVSTRATCLRRSVGAVIEKDRRILTTGYNGAPRGVPHCEEFGCDITQRCQLAAHAEQNAIAQAALNGVSCEGASLYVTCQPCSSCAKMLINAGIRKIVFEGDYPDELALTLFRLAGVELYRFVSGKLEPVFETV from the coding sequence ATGATGCCTCAACGCCCATCCTGGGATGCCTACTTCATGGAAATTGCCCGCACCGTGAGCACACGCGCCACTTGCTTACGGCGCAGTGTCGGTGCCGTCATCGAGAAAGACCGTCGAATCCTTACGACAGGATACAACGGAGCCCCTCGCGGTGTTCCTCACTGCGAAGAGTTCGGTTGCGATATCACCCAAAGGTGTCAACTCGCAGCCCATGCGGAACAGAACGCAATCGCCCAAGCCGCATTGAACGGCGTTTCTTGTGAAGGCGCTTCGCTTTACGTGACCTGCCAACCTTGCAGCTCCTGCGCGAAAATGCTTATCAATGCGGGTATCCGCAAAATCGTCTTCGAAGGAGATTATCCGGACGAACTCGCTTTGACTCTCTTTCGATTAGCGGGCGTCGAACTCTACCGCTTCGTGAGCGGAAAGTTAGAACCTGTATTCGAAACCGTATGA
- a CDS encoding DUF3008 family protein, translated as MPARSKAQQKAAGMALAAKRGEIDESKLAGAARQMHDSMTEEQLEELASKDVEELPAKVTKESKEPAKAEEVAGETLEVAPKKAISKGRGRPAKKAAKKAAKKAAKKVAKKAAKKATKTRAKSVAKTRAGKRSKKAKKSRR; from the coding sequence ATGCCGGCAAGAAGCAAAGCACAGCAAAAGGCTGCGGGGATGGCGCTCGCAGCAAAGCGTGGCGAAATAGACGAATCGAAACTTGCAGGGGCAGCCCGACAAATGCACGATTCAATGACCGAAGAGCAATTGGAAGAATTGGCTTCTAAGGATGTCGAGGAATTACCTGCGAAAGTCACCAAAGAATCGAAAGAACCCGCAAAAGCAGAAGAAGTAGCGGGAGAAACTCTCGAAGTCGCACCGAAAAAAGCCATCAGCAAAGGCAGGGGAAGACCTGCAAAAAAGGCGGCGAAGAAAGCAGCGAAGAAAGCGGCAAAGAAAGTAGCGAAAAAAGCAGCGAAAAAGGCGACAAAAACGAGAGCAAAAAGTGTAGCGAAAACCAGAGCGGGAAAACGGAGCAAGAAAGCAAAGAAGAGCAGAAGATAA